The genomic region TTTCCTTGCCTACTTTACAAAAAACATGGACGAATTTTTCATGAAACGAGTTGGTGGGTTGAAACAACAAATCGAGGCAGGAGTCACAGAGACAACGCCAGATGGTCGAACTCCAAACGAACAATGGACAGAAATCCTCGATACAGCGCGACCACTCTTTCGTGAGCAGACTGCTTGCTGGGAAAACGAACTCAAACCACAGCTTGCAGACGAAGGTATCCATATTCACGCCCACGACGAACTCACTGAATCACAACAAACACAACTTCGTAATCATTTTCAGACATCTGTCTTGCCAACGCTAACTCCACTTGCATTTGACCCCGCACACCCATTTCCATTTATTTCAAATCTTTCCCTGTCACTTGCTGTTCTCTCTCGTGAAACAGATAAAAATGATGAGGAACTTACATTCACTCGGATTAAAATCCCACAGAATCAACCACGATTCGTTGAAATTCCGGAGATGAGTCATGGCTATATCCTTATTGAGGATGTGATTGAGGCAAATCTCGATCTTCTCTTACCGAATGTTGACATCATTGATGTTTCGAAATTCAAAGTTACTCGTAATGCAGAGGTTCGACGCGATGAGGAAGTCGCTGAGGATCTGATTAACATGATTGAGGAAGTGCTTGAGCAACGACGATTTGCAACGGTTGTTCGAGTCGAAGTTGCGGCTGACATGCCAAAGCAATCAATATCTGTGCTGAAGGAACAACTCAATGTGACCGATGCAGAGGTATTCTATCGTAAAGGTCCAATTGATTTCCGCTCGCTATTTGAGCTTACTAAAATTAATCGTTCAGATCTCAAGACCCCGTCATGGACACCACAGCCTCATCCTCGAATCATGCGTGGTCCAGGTGTTGATCCTCGTGATGAGCCCGCAGATGTCTTTACTGAGATTCAAGAAGATGATATTCTTGTTCATCACCCATACCATTCATTTGAGGGCACTGTTCATCATTTTTTACAGGCTGCTGCACATGACCCGGATGTACTCGCGGTGAAGGCTGCTATCTATCGAACAGCAAGCGACTCAAAGGTTATTCAAAGTCTGATCGATGCTGCTGATAATGGCAAGCAAGTCGCAGTCATGGTCGAACTTAAAGCTCGATTTGATGAACAAAATAATCTTGAGTGGGTACGCCGACTTGAAGAGGAGGGTATTCATGTTGCTTATGGAACTGTTGGATTGAAGACCCATACAAAAACGGCACTGGTCGTTCGACAAGAAGACAAGAGTGTACAGCTGTATTCACACGTCGGAACCGGTAATTATCACTCTGAGACCGCAAAAGGATACGTTGATCTTGGTGTTTTGACCTCCGATCCTGGTATTGGACAGGATCTTACGAAGGTATTCAACTCTTTTACTGGTCCAACGCTCAGTAACCAATTCCGGAAGCTATTGATTGCTCCCGTGACGATGCGTGAACGCTTTACCCAGTTTATTCGTCGCGAAGCGGAACATGCACGTGCTGGGCGTCCTGCTCGTATCGTGGCGAAGATCAATGGGCTTGAAGATCCTGATATCGTTGCTGAGTTGTATCAGGCGTCAATGGCTGGTGTCGATATCGATCTTATTGTCAGAGATATCTGTCGTCTCCGTCCAGGTATCGAGGGTGTGAGTGACAACATTACCGTTCACTCTATTGTTGGTCGATTTCTCGAACACTCACGCATATTCTACTTTGAAAACGGTGGCGAGCCAGCATGGTATACTGGGTCTGCAGACTGGATGACACGTAATCTTGATAATCGTGTTGAAGCGATTACACCAGTCGATGCCACACACATCCGCCGACAGCTTCGATATATCCTTGCAGTAACACTTACCGATAACCGACGGCGATGGGTAATGAACAGTGACGGTACATATGATCAAGTTACTCCTGACTCGGATGGAGCAGTTCGCGACGCACAGACCATTTTAATGAATGCAACGACAGATGCCGTTGAATCAGGTAGTGAATTGGGGATATCTACCGAGGAAGGAGTTCTTGATCGCGCACTGTTAATCGAGACACAAGATGATACAGCCTCTTCAGAGCAAACATCAAATGAACAACAGAGTGTTGCAAAACATGACTCAAAATAGATTGAGTGAACAGCTTCGAACCCCTATATAATTGCTGAAGATCTAAGCCGGTTTGGTATCAGTAGACAGCAGAGGGCAGTGAAGTACCTCGGGAACAAGCCCCTGAGTCTTCACTTCTGTCAAGTGTGCAACTGCTCGACGCATCCACAACGAGTACGAAGACGAAGTTAAAACCGACCTGGGGCGACTCCTTCTGGAACAACTCGTACTGTCTCATCTCGACAGGACAAGTCTCACTGGATGTGTTGAAAGAGTGCGTCGAAGACCAACGAGCATGAACTACAACTACAGGTATCGCCTCAAACCGACCGAAAGCCAGCGTGAAACGCTGGATTACCACCGCGATACCTGTCGCCAACTCTACAACCACGCCCTGTATCGCTTCACCCAGACCCCCGAAGACCAGGGCACCGTCAAACAGCGTGTCCGCACGATTCGTAACGAGCTTCTTGACCTCAAAAACTGTCTCTTACCCACAAGTTCGTGAAGTCGTAACCGGACATTTCAGACGCTCTCAGAGATATTTTGAACGCAGAAAATCGAGGCGAGAAGCGATTCAGACAGTGATATCGGCTGTGGGGGTGACAGAACGCCGGTAATCAACTCCACTACAATTGTTCCAAAGAGATGCTGAAACTGTAGATACCGAGGATTTCAGTCGTGCTTGCCGATCCCGATCCCGTTCCGCTAAAATCCTGACCCGAGTTGTGGGTAAGAGACAGACCTCAAAAACTGATGGGACGCACTCACCGACATCTACTCGAAGACGCTTCAACCCACCGTCATGCGGATTGCGAAAAATATCAAAGCACTCGGGAAACTCAAACAACAGGGCTACAGGGTTGGTGAACTCCGGTGGAAATCACCACGCGAGTTTCGCAGTTTCATTTACAACCAGTCTGGCTTCGAACTCGACAAGAAGGGTGGTCAGACCGTGTTATCGTTGTCGCTGTCGAAACTCGATGATATTCGTATCGAACTTCACCGACCCCTACCTGATGATGCCACAGTCAAGCAAGTCACGCTCAAAAAAGCGAAAACCGGCGAGTGGGTCGCTATTTTCGGCATCGAGATGGACACAGAACCACCAGCCAAGCCACCGCTGGAGGATATTGACACTGGCGAGATGGTCAGGATTGATATTGGGATTCTGAAGTATGCCCGCGATACAGACGGCACAGCAGTCGAATCACTCGACTTCTCGGAAGAACGCGACAGAGTTGAACGAGAGCAACGGAACCTCTCGCGCAAAGAGTACGGGTCGAACAACTGGGAGAAGCAACGTCGGCGTGTTGCTGAGTGGCATCTCGACATCAAACGCAAGCGGCGTGATTTCCTGCACAAACTCTCAAACTACTATGCTCGGGAGTACGACTTGGTGACCGTCGAAGACCTCGACGTGAAAGGAATGCTGGAATCGCCGCGTAACAGCCGCAACATGGCTTCGGCAGCATGGAATACCTTCACCGATATGCTCGAAACGAAGTGTGAGCGTGATGGCACGCACTTCGTGGAAGTTGCACCCGAAGGCACCACAAAAGAATGCGCTCAGTGTGGGTCGAAACCGACAAACAGCTGTGGGTATGTGAACATTCTTGTCTTGCCTGTGGCTTCGAAGCGGATAGAGACGCAAACGTAGCGTGGAACATTCTTTCTCGCGGACTTACCGACATAGGAGTGGGTCACTCCGAAGGTACGTCCTCAGAATCGCGGACCGATTCTGATGTGCGAACGAGAGCGAAGCTCTCGTCGACGCCTGTGGAGACTGTGCTCCCTGTGGGAACCACGGTGGTTCCTGCAAAGCGCGTTCACCAGACTCCGTCTGGTGGGCTGTCAGACGCAGTCTGACAACGTCGTGGAAACAGGAAGCCCCACCCTCAGCGAGCGCGTCAGCGCGAGCAGGGTGGGGTAGTTCACTCTGCCCCTGAGTAATTTCAGAAGCTGAATTCATCTGAACACTTCATGCCTAGTTCATAATTGATTATCAAATGAAATGATGGGGGGGAAACAAAAAGTACCATGGAATAGAAGAACAATTTATGCACTGTCCGCGCTGTGGAACAGAGCTCACAACCATCTCTATCGACGGTGGGTCAACAGCAGTGTACTGTGACCAGTGTGGGTTTGCAAACATTGAGACGTCGCCAGCATCAGTTGAACCAGAATCAGAAACGTGGGATGATGCATTTAAGCGGTTCCACGATGCTACTGCTGATACCAGTACTGATACCGACGCTGAGGATGTACAGAAAAAACAGAATGCATCCATGCGTCCGGATGACAACTCCAGCATGGATACAAACTCTCATGCTGGGTCTGACTCGGACTCAGATCAACCCTCCAAAGATGCAAATGCAAATGACGACGACGGAGACGGGGGATAATCGCAATCACACCGATCATGGCTCTAGTAATTAACTGCGAAGTTGGATATACAGGTATGAATTCAGTTATCAAATAACCACCCGATTGCGTCGTAACTTTAAGATTCGGTATGCAGTATTAATATTAATTAATTTTTGTGATGTAAACTGCCATCTCAAGATACATTCTCGATAGAGTATATTAGAGAATGAGATTGAATCTCTGGGAATTGAATATAAAAAACAGCCATCCCTGAGGTGCAAAGATAGACCTGTTTTGCTTGATAATACGGCGATTTATTCGTTCGTGACACCTTTTTCACAGATGAACTGCGAACTGATTAATTACAATCCGTTGGCATTGAACTCAGACCGGCATCACTGCGTTTTTATTCACTCAGAGGAAGGCGACGGCTGACTGACGGTCGAACCATCAGACTCTTCTTCGGATCTCGCAGCAACAAGTGCTCCCCGAGCAACGCTATATAGCGGATCATCAGGACTTTGAACATCGCTGATAGAGAACGGAATCGAAACGTCACGAAGATGTTTGTCGAATAGATCCTCAAAGCCATCTGGATTCGAAGTCCCTCCTGTCACGACGACAGGCACATCAAGATTCTCCTCAATATCTTCCTCGTCAACCTCTTCAGCAATCTTGTTAATGACGTAATCGAGCATATTCTCATAGTAAATTGAGAGCGCTCCCTCAACACCACCAACATCAGTTGTGAAATCAAGCGTAAAGTCGTCTTCTTTTATTGATGTTATTTTATCAACTGGCGTGCCGGTTGCTTGTGCAGCTTGTTGGTCAACCCAGTCCCCACCGCGAGCAACAGAGAATTTCATCACAGGCACAGCATAGTATGACAAGCAGATATTCGTCATACCAGCACCAAACGAAACGCCAAGTCCTGTAAAGTTGTTCCCCGCAAGTTCGCTGTAAATGACAGCCATTCCCTCATTAATCGGCTCTGGATCATATCCCATATCAGATATCATCGATTCGAGCGTTTTCTGATGATATAGTGTCGACACATCTGAGTCGATTGGATCCGCTGGTGAGGAGAAAAATAGCTTCTCATCTGGGATCGACGGGTCACCAGTCACCTGTTCAGTGATCAGTTTGATCATCGGAATTGCCGATGACTCATCACTTGAGAGGATTCCAACCTCCATCGGTCTGCGTGTTTCTTTATTAAATATGTTCGCGAAATTAAGAGCGTCGTCGCCGACGACGTACACCTTATCATCCTTCCGGATATGGAGTACTTGACTTCGCGATAGCATCTGTTCTGCCATGTCGCTGTATTCGATCTCAACGAACGAGTTGCGCTGCTGAACAAACTTCGTTCCGTCATCCTCTTGCTCAGCAGACAGAATGTTCATTGTACCGACATCTAGGCCTTTGGCCATATCATTAACTCAGAAGGAATAGATAAAAATCTTCACCGTTTCTCCTCATCTTAACTGGTGCTGATATACGTTCATCGAGACAGTATCCTCAATACATATCGATGAGATAATCGATAGGATAATAAAACAACTGTAAATGATGATATGTAATTATATCGGCACGCTACTTTCAGCGAATGAGTGACTGAATAAATCGGCGAATTCGCTCGATCGGACCTTGATTCGCCGGTTTGAGTGGCGATGGCTTGATTGGTCCGTCATAATCTGCGTCTGATGACGGTTCATCCTCATTCTCACCGACTGCATCTGCTGACTCATCAAGATTTGCCCGAAGGTCTGCGAGTGCCGTTGCCTGCTCAGACGTGCCTGATCCGCTTTCGGTTTTACGTTTGTCTCCCCGAAGACCCTGTAATCCCTCGACGGCGTCGTCAACGCTCCCTCCACGGGACTCCTTCACTCCTGCTTTTGTCACGTTACGTGCATCATATTCATCTTCGTTAGCCGTGAACTGGAGCGTTTGACCATCATCACGCTCAACACCACCCCAGTTGAGTTCGGCAGCCGCCATTGCACTCTCGATCTGTCGTTCGACGCGTTCATCAGAAATCTCATCCTCCTCATCCTCAGATTCACTCGTTGTTTCGGGGTTGTCCGTCGCTGATTCCTGTGTGGCTGTTGCATTTACCACCATCTCAATTCGATATCCAGAGAGGGCTGTCCCGGCAGCTGTTAGCACGATAATAGCACCAATCGCGTAGACACTCACAATAAGACTACTACTTTGATTCCACGCCGCTGCTCGTGGATATACAGCAGCAAACTGCGCAGTTGCGAGTAGACATGCAATAACGCCGCCAGTTCCAATCAGATCGACACGTCGCGAAACTGGCAATAACACTGCCGTTGAAAGTAGTATAATCGGTATTCCACTTGCGCCAGCTGTTACAGCAACCTCTCGGAACACGTATTTAATTGGTCCGAAACTCGAGTATGTCGTGCTCCACAGGAACGCGACGATCGACACGAGGACCAATCCGACACCAATGAAAAACAGGCTGAATCCGAGATATACCTCACGCCGATCTTCAATCGGTCCGATAAACTGTCGGTATATCTCTCGGAAAATTGCGCCTGGATCCTCTTGCTGCATATCTACATCGACCGCGAGAAAAGCTAAATATCTTCGCCTCATTGCACCTCACCCCTGCGCGTATTGAGCCAAATTGTCTGACAAATGTCTGACGGTCCTCACTGTGTAACCGGTATTAATGCGCTCGCGCGCAACCGTATGAAGATGAAACAAAAAGATGACATTGATTTATTTCCTCTCGGTTCTTTCAATCGCTCCACGAGAATACACATCTGAAAGTAAGGAAGGACCCACTGTCCGCAGTCAGATTAATCACCAGGCATACTCAGCCGTGAGCGCGGGACTTCCTGTTTCTATGACGTGCTTTGCGTGTATTCCCACCCTGCTGTGCTTTGCGCTTTGCGCTTTGCTACGGTACTTCTTGAGGATGGGGCATAAGCGCCTGCAAGCTGGTAAAAACCATTACTTATCCAATCCATGTTGTTGCGAACGCATCGAAGAAATCCTGATCTGTCGGAACAAACGCATGCGTTATGCGTAATCGCTGTGTTCGAGCTTCCACATCATTAATAAATGCATCAACGCGGTTACGATACTGCTTAAGAAGTCGTCCACCGAAATATGTTCGCTGACTCACATCAGATTCTACCCCCTCAAAAATTGTATCACCAGCAGGATTAGGATCAACTTCTCCCGGTGCAAGTAACTGAATGAGAATTACATCATTTTGTGCAATTGATGCAAGTCCACTCTCAAGCGAATCAAGATCACCCAGACAGTCTGTAATAATGACAATGAGCGACCGTGAATTGATTAGCCCAGCATATGACTCCAACGCCGTGGCGAAGTCTGTCTCCCCCCTCGGTGTTGTCTCATTGACCCGATCGATTAATCCAAGCACCTCTCCACGCGTTGATGTCCCAGCATCAAGTCGTTCAGGTCGGTCTCTGAAT from Haloquadratum walsbyi C23 harbors:
- a CDS encoding helix-turn-helix domain-containing protein, whose amino-acid sequence is MNYNYRYRLKPTESQRETLDYHRDTCRQLYNHALYRFTQTPEDQGTVKQRVRTIRNELLDLKNCLLPTSS
- a CDS encoding disk-shape morphogenesis protein volactin codes for the protein MAKGLDVGTMNILSAEQEDDGTKFVQQRNSFVEIEYSDMAEQMLSRSQVLHIRKDDKVYVVGDDALNFANIFNKETRRPMEVGILSSDESSAIPMIKLITEQVTGDPSIPDEKLFFSSPADPIDSDVSTLYHQKTLESMISDMGYDPEPINEGMAVIYSELAGNNFTGLGVSFGAGMTNICLSYYAVPVMKFSVARGGDWVDQQAAQATGTPVDKITSIKEDDFTLDFTTDVGGVEGALSIYYENMLDYVINKIAEEVDEEDIEENLDVPVVVTGGTSNPDGFEDLFDKHLRDVSIPFSISDVQSPDDPLYSVARGALVAARSEEESDGSTVSQPSPSSE
- a CDS encoding zf-TFIIB domain-containing protein; this encodes MHCPRCGTELTTISIDGGSTAVYCDQCGFANIETSPASVEPESETWDDAFKRFHDATADTSTDTDAEDVQKKQNASMRPDDNSSMDTNSHAGSDSDSDQPSKDANANDDDGDGG
- a CDS encoding DUF7139 domain-containing protein; this encodes MQQEDPGAIFREIYRQFIGPIEDRREVYLGFSLFFIGVGLVLVSIVAFLWSTTYSSFGPIKYVFREVAVTAGASGIPIILLSTAVLLPVSRRVDLIGTGGVIACLLATAQFAAVYPRAAAWNQSSSLIVSVYAIGAIIVLTAAGTALSGYRIEMVVNATATQESATDNPETTSESEDEEDEISDERVERQIESAMAAAELNWGGVERDDGQTLQFTANEDEYDARNVTKAGVKESRGGSVDDAVEGLQGLRGDKRKTESGSGTSEQATALADLRANLDESADAVGENEDEPSSDADYDGPIKPSPLKPANQGPIERIRRFIQSLIR
- a CDS encoding DUF58 domain-containing protein; the protein is MINPTFLEEVDRFDASLEQEATGIQRGEQESPDVGEGLTFSDYRRYSPGDDTRLIDWRLYGRTGEYYIKQFEEERNLTVHVLVDASASMDYGDPDIDTHKFEFGAKLGLGYAYLTAEAHDDFKFSIFRDRPERLDAGTSTRGEVLGLIDRVNETTPRGETDFATALESYAGLINSRSLIVIITDCLGDLDSLESGLASIAQNDVILIQLLAPGEVDPNPAGDTIFEGVESDVSQRTYFGGRLLKQYRNRVDAFINDVEARTQRLRITHAFVPTDQDFFDAFATTWIG
- the ppk1 gene encoding polyphosphate kinase 1, with translation MSSPDITDEKYYLNRELSELAFQQRVLSEGLDARNPLLERARFLAYFTKNMDEFFMKRVGGLKQQIEAGVTETTPDGRTPNEQWTEILDTARPLFREQTACWENELKPQLADEGIHIHAHDELTESQQTQLRNHFQTSVLPTLTPLAFDPAHPFPFISNLSLSLAVLSRETDKNDEELTFTRIKIPQNQPRFVEIPEMSHGYILIEDVIEANLDLLLPNVDIIDVSKFKVTRNAEVRRDEEVAEDLINMIEEVLEQRRFATVVRVEVAADMPKQSISVLKEQLNVTDAEVFYRKGPIDFRSLFELTKINRSDLKTPSWTPQPHPRIMRGPGVDPRDEPADVFTEIQEDDILVHHPYHSFEGTVHHFLQAAAHDPDVLAVKAAIYRTASDSKVIQSLIDAADNGKQVAVMVELKARFDEQNNLEWVRRLEEEGIHVAYGTVGLKTHTKTALVVRQEDKSVQLYSHVGTGNYHSETAKGYVDLGVLTSDPGIGQDLTKVFNSFTGPTLSNQFRKLLIAPVTMRERFTQFIRREAEHARAGRPARIVAKINGLEDPDIVAELYQASMAGVDIDLIVRDICRLRPGIEGVSDNITVHSIVGRFLEHSRIFYFENGGEPAWYTGSADWMTRNLDNRVEAITPVDATHIRRQLRYILAVTLTDNRRRWVMNSDGTYDQVTPDSDGAVRDAQTILMNATTDAVESGSELGISTEEGVLDRALLIETQDDTASSEQTSNEQQSVAKHDSK